The DNA region GCGACGGTCGCCGCGAAAATCGAGTCGAAGAATCCCGGTGGATCGGCGAAAGACCGCCCGGCGCTGGCGATGGTCGAGGCCGCCGAACGCGACGGGACGCTCTCGCCCGGCGACGAACTCGTCGAACCGACGAGCGGAAACACGGGCATCGGGTTGGCCGTCGTCGCCGCCGCGAAAGGCTACGACATCACCATCGTGATGCCCGGTTCGAAGTCGCCCGAGCGCCGCCGCATCATGAAGGCGTATGGAGCGACTCTCGAACTCGTCGACGGCGATATCTCCGACGCCAAGGAGCGCGCCGACGAACTCGAAAAAGAGCGAGAAATGGTCCAGCTCCGCCAGTTCGCGAACCCGGCGAACCCGGAGGCGCACTACCGCACGACGGCCGAGGAGATCCTCGAACAGGTCGACGGGAGAGAAGTCGACGCGCTCGTCGCGGGCGTCGGCACCGGCGGCACGCTCTCGGGCATCGGTCGTCGCCTCCGCGAGGAGTTCCCCGAGATGGAGGTCGTCGCCGTCGAACCCGAAGACAGCGCCGTCCTCTCCGGGAGAGAACCCGAAGGCGACAGCTTCCAGGGGATGGGTCCGGGCTTCGTCAGCCCGAACCTCGACACCGACCTGCTGGACGACGTCGTCACCGTCTCGCTCGACGACGCCGAGGCCGAGTGTCGCCGTCTCGCCCACGAAGAGGGTATCCTGGTCGGCCAATCCAGCGGCGCGTCGAATCTCGCCGCCCAGCAGGTCGCCGTGCGCCTCGCGCGACCCGAACTGAACTGCCCGGACGTGCCCGACGCGGTGTCACAGCGCATCGAGACCGACGGCGGGGCCGGGACGGTCGAGTACGACGACTGCCCGCTCGTCGTCACCGTCTTCTGGGACAGCGGCGAGCGCTACATGTCGACCGGGATGTTCGACGCGGGTCCCAAACTCGGCGACGGCGGGTCGCCGTAGGCGTCCCGTTTCGGTTCTCCCGGAACTACTCCGCCGACAGCCGCCAGAGCGTCGAGGAGTACTCTTTGCCCGGATCGGGGCCGCCGGAGACGGCGTATAACGCGCCGTCGATGGCCGCGACGCCGAGTCCGTGTCTCCCCTCCGGCATGTCGGGGTACTGCTCCCACTCGTCGTTCTCGGGGTCGTAGGCTTCGACCGTCGCCTGTGTCCCCTCGGGTTTCTCGCCGCCGAGGACGAACACCTTGCCGCCCATCGCCCCGCCGTTGACGCCGCCGCGCTCGGAGGGCATCGGCGTCAACTCCGTCCACTCGTTGGTCTCGGGGTCGTACATCTCGTTGGCGCTCATCTCCTCGCCGAACTCCGAACGGCCGCCGACGACGTACAGTTTCCCCCCGACCGCTCCCGACGTGAGGTGGTTGCGAGCGGTCGGCATATCCGGCCCCTTCGACCACTCGTCGCTCTCGAGGTCGTAGATTTCGAGCGTCGCCCGCAACCCGCCGCCGAGGCCGCCCTTCGTGTACCCGCCGGCGACGTACGCCTTTCCACCGACGAGCTCTGCGGTCGGCGCGCCGCGGCTCGTCGGCATCCGTGCGCGCTCCTCCCACTCGTCGCTCTCGGGATCGTACGCGTACGTCGTCGCCACCGACTTCTCCG from Haloprofundus halobius includes:
- a CDS encoding PLP-dependent cysteine synthase family protein — translated: MNASILDTIGSPLVQLQSPEGATVAAKIESKNPGGSAKDRPALAMVEAAERDGTLSPGDELVEPTSGNTGIGLAVVAAAKGYDITIVMPGSKSPERRRIMKAYGATLELVDGDISDAKERADELEKEREMVQLRQFANPANPEAHYRTTAEEILEQVDGREVDALVAGVGTGGTLSGIGRRLREEFPEMEVVAVEPEDSAVLSGREPEGDSFQGMGPGFVSPNLDTDLLDDVVTVSLDDAEAECRRLAHEEGILVGQSSGASNLAAQQVAVRLARPELNCPDVPDAVSQRIETDGGAGTVEYDDCPLVVTVFWDSGERYMSTGMFDAGPKLGDGGSP
- a CDS encoding Kelch repeat-containing protein, producing the protein MSTNRRQFLRHGTVLAALALAGCVDEGDASGATGAPDDQSGQSEQTDQPVQTDTPTQTAASDDEMRWTELTAMPEPERTEVEATALNGELYVIGGYVPDGVTDAVAVYDPEGDSWRSAAALPQALHHVKAITYQGRILVFGGYTEAEKSVATTYAYDPESDEWEERARMPTSRGAPTAELVGGKAYVAGGYTKGGLGGGLRATLEIYDLESDEWSKGPDMPTARNHLTSGAVGGKLYVVGGRSEFGEEMSANEMYDPETNEWTELTPMPSERGGVNGGAMGGKVFVLGGEKPEGTQATVEAYDPENDEWEQYPDMPEGRHGLGVAAIDGALYAVSGGPDPGKEYSSTLWRLSAE